ACCAGCTTAATATAGGTAAACCGTGGAGATCTAACAGTGACGCTAACAAATTTTAGATAGTTTAGTAATGTCATACACAAATATTATGGGGCAAGTTACATATTTAGCCAATTAGCcaaataattatatttagtaGCCAAATATATacttattatataaaaatatatattttttatatgtatatattaatatataaaaaatatacatttaCTGCCTATTAATTTTAGAGCGATTATATTGTGTAGTTTTCCGTTGTTTATACAGAGAGTCCCAGCTCAATAGAAGTGTCTATCATGACCCAATAAATGTTTGAACCCACAAAAAtgggaaacttacacaaatgtcctaaataaatctcaacttaccaacctctaaccattaatcatagacttaccaaaagGCGAAATGacttcctggccacttaaacttgtcggGTTTTTTAAAGCCGATACACAAACTTTGGGTTTTCTCATTTGAACACTCGAACTCGTTTTTTCCGTAACTAATAAATACATCTGACCCTTGAGCCTATGCGCGTGTATTACACATAGACAGACGTGTCCATCCAGTCAGCAATTGACCAATCCAAAACTAAGACCCCACCCAACTAATGACATctgtaatttttaaataaaaattgtcacctatatttatattttaaaaataaaaataaatacaataaaaaaGAAAACACTTAAACCCTTCCAGCTTCCTCTTCCATTTCCCCGTTCTTTCCCatctcccccctccccccacacACCTGCAACTCTTTTTTCTACTTCCATATCAGCACTCCCTTCCTAGgttcttcttcgtcttctccTCTCTCTATTTTTTTCTAGCTAAGTAGATTGCCGGAGAAATTTTCTGATCAGAACTACCGCAGAATTTGTTTTCTTTAAAGTTGTGACAATTAATTTGTTGTAATGGCCAATTGGCGTGACCTCCTCAACAGCAAGAATCGATTGGCATTGCTCTTAGGTGATTTGGACCACTGGAATGCCATCTCCGACCAACTGGAGCCGCCAGAGAGTTGCAGCGAAATGAACAAGGCAAATGCCATCTCCGACCCAGAACTGAACAAGGCGAAATGATTATTTTGAGTTACTGGTGCTTAATTAGCAACAACTCACGAAAAAACAAGGCGAAATGATTATTTTGAGTTAGCAGTGAGCCCGCAAAGACCGCTGAGAAATTGCTATTGGCGGCCAGACACATTCGACATCTTATTGAACAGTTCAAAACTGTGGTGGATGTGATGGTTGGTACAATTAAAGGTTTGCAGGTTAAATTGTAAGAAAGCAATAATACTTGTGTGAAAGTCCTGGAAGAAAAGGAGATTCACCAAGAGAGGATCTCCCAACTGGAGACTGATCTAGAAGCGTCAAATGATCTTTGCAATGAGATGAAGCTTAAGTTAGAGGATTATCAGGCAAAAGAGGATAATATCAGGGAGAAAGAAGCTGGAGTTTTGTCTCTTAATTCTAAAAATGGAGGAAGGGGGTATTTTAGAAGGAATGAATAAGAACACAATTAAACATAACCCATTTTGTACTGTTGGGCGTTGGGAAGGGGGTTTTCACGCTCCAATGCGTCGTGTTCCTCACGCGGGCTACTGATTAGGACCGACTAACGCCACATAGGCATGGTCAATGGTCAAATGTATTTATTAGTTACGGAAAAACTGAGTTcaagtgttcaaatgggaaaactCAAAGTTTGTGTATCGGCTTTAAAAAATccgacaagtttaagtggccaggaagccatttcgcccttaccaaaactagccaacgaaaattgaaaaaccaaataatagggttctttctctcaaagaatcacatgcaaaaatcaccttccatatttttaagtgtGATTAGCAACACTATATACAAGTCGGAAAGGAAATTTTATGGATGAAGTAACAAATAaagtgatgaaatacaaaaactatatacaatattccaaaaatctaaacaaaaaaggaactttttcaattagtatagttgaaattcattgaaaatatatagataagtcaatattcaaaatttgagaaaaattggaagtgatttggactggttttgtatcaaaattcataattaaatcgagttcaaaaaagtcttctgcgacacatgtatcaaacatgtatcacacatgtatctcacacacatgtatacataaatatacatgtgatacacaatagATACAAATATGATGCATATGTGATACATAAATGATACACAGTGtaatacacatatcatttttctCATGTTCATTTTTtaccgaattttcaattcaaaccacctcaaaacttcaccaaatcatcccaaaactgagattcaagctccttaaattgtgccaatctattctaataatacCCACTCAAAACAAAgtaaaaatttgatatttttttgctacaaatagctaattggctaatttgactaatattagtaatattctATCAATTGGCCAATTTTGTAATGAATTACCATGTCATAGTTGATCGTTTACCCACAAAAATATCATATTTCACAGGTCACACATATAGAGGCAGGGAAAAGAGAAAAAGTTGAACGAAGAGAAAAATGGCAGAAAGGAGGAATAAGGATggcaagaaaaaggaaaagggaacAGGGTGGCCATCAATCAAACTCAAGTTTAATCTTCACCTCAATCGCCTCAAAGATAACGATCTTATTACTGTATGAATTCTTCCCCTCTTTCCGCTTTTGCACAAAAAATTGTTCTTcgtttaccccccccccccccctcccgaaAAAAAAAGTGTTCATGAGCCTCATAATTGTCTTTCAAAATAGATATGAGGAAGTAGATAGGTTATCAATTCAAATAGCTTTGGTGATCCTGTTTTAAATGAGCTAATTCTTGGTTCAGCTTTTAATGAAAATATCAAACTTAAACATTATTTTAAAGAATGAAATCAAAGTTGAGCAAATCTGGAAACTCGTTGTTTTTACAAATTTACAATTGAAACATTTAAGTGTATAACTTGAGATTTTGCTGCCTTAGTACATGCATTTGTTTGACACTTTGTTTTATTGATGTTGAAGTGTGAGTCCAGTTCATCTAAAATCCTAAGATATTAGAGAGATGCACAcctttatttacttaattatggaTTAAACACGCCTCTCATTTGCGGGGCTTGTTCTTCTTCATGGGCCAAGCATAGTAGAAATTCTTTTTGATAACGAGTGATGGTGAGACTCGAAACCAGAACCTTTGTCTGGACCATGTTGAAGTGTGTCATCATCTAATCTAAAAGTTTAAGTTGTAGAGAATGCATACTTTTTCTTACAAGAATAATGCATACTTTTATTAACTTAATTATTAGATTTTTGAAAAGGTAACATGTAAAtaaatgaaaatacaaaatttatttatttagttaTGTCTTCAACAATTGACAAAGAGTAATTTGAGCATCATGCTTTTGCTCCTTTTGTTGAATTAGCAATTAGAAGTGGATGTTTCCTCAGTAAATCACTTGTTATTTCAAGACAATGGAAGTTTTTGTGGTGCAAATATTATGAGTAAAGCTTAAATCAAGTGCAATTTATTATTACATGTTCACATTAAAGATTGGTTCATTCTTCCGATAAATGTTGTTGGTTTTGCTATACTGATGATGAGTTTCTACCAATCCTTTGTTGAAACAAGGATGTTCATGGTAAGGTGAAAGAAATAAAGAGTAAGATTGCTTATCTACAGAAATTGGTATAGATTATAGAATGTTATAAGTGAATCTAAAAGGTCTCTTAAATTGTTGAGAGATATTGGTGTGCTTCACTTGTAAGACTTCAGTTGAAATTGAAGATTCCATATTTGCTAGACATCCAAATAAGAAATCTTATCAAATAAATTGAGATGGAGGGAGCGTTTTTCTGGTGAAGAATCCCCCCTCCTTGTTCTTCTCTACTCTAAGAAATTCAATTTTGATAGGTCACCATATCCACAACAACAACTACGCCTCAATTCCAAACAAGTTGATGGTTGGCTCTGTGAATCCTCACTGACCACGTTACTCCATTTAAATCATCTCATGCCAAGTTTCACCATGTTCAATcaaaatgaaaacataaaaacACATCCCTTATGAGATTCAATTACGACTTCTTCTTGATGTGATTATTAAAACAGAGAAACTGAATAATATCATGGATTTAGTCATGGATAAAATCATCCAACTCGCCTATTAGGCAACAATCAAACTGGACCTTTTTTGCTATCACATTAGGAAATAAGAATTGCTATCTTTGCTTGAAGTCATGATGTTTTGTCAAGTTCTTAGCTTGGTGTTTAAGTGCTATTCTTGACTTATCTGCTTCTAATACTTCCTTTATTTGCTTAAGGTATTCAGGTTCAGAATTTCTTTACTCCAGCTGAATCAAAGGCTTTTGTCAAAGCTGCTGAGTCACTTGGGTTTGTACACCAAGGAAGCCTTGGTCCTGCATACGGCGAAGCTTATAGAGACAATGATCGTGTATCCATGCATGATCCTGATCTCGCAGATGCAATATGGAGATCTGGACTGAACAGATTATTTTCGGACTTAAAAATTCGAGGCAGAGTTGCTATTGGGTTGAACCCTAATATTAGATTTTACAGGTTTGGTGTCTTTTCGTCATAAAACTGCTCTATTATTATGGCATACTATGTCAATTACCGACTTAGATACAACAATCTGTGATCTTTTGCCATgctgagtagtaaaacatgtttaatttaataaaaaaaattggcATATTTAAGCTTTATTAAGGTTGATAAACAGTGACGAGATTGAATAGGTTATAATCGACCATGTAGACGAGAGAATGGATCTACAACCTACAAGACAGCAGAATAATCCAATTGAGGGCTGATTTTTCAGGGTTTTCTGGGTAAGGTGCTGATAGTTACTTGCTTTGAAGGGTTGTGAGGTAGTCAACAAATAGGTGATTATTTAAAGCTTACAGAAGCAAAGAAGTAAATAGTAAGCACTCTTGATTCCAAAACAGTTTTTGAACTCACAAGTTACAACCAATTTTATCTTTTCAAACAAGCAGTACAGTAAATCTATGCTAGATAGGAATAAAATGAAGGAACAAACCTTGTGGTATATATACTCTACTGTGCCAGAAAAAAATCTTAGGATACCACAAAATACAACTTAAGGTTTCTCTTCCTCCCCCCGCCCGTAACAGAAAGTTGGCGTCGCCgctactaaaaaaaaaaaatgaggaaAACGTTGGGCAGCTGAAATGAAATACATGGCATTTGAGAGTGGATattggaaaatagaagaaaataataagGAAAACGGAAGAAAGAGAAGAGGGATGGTAAAATTAACAATAGGAAGTtgctttgggggggggggggggggctattGGGGCAtaatggaagaaagaaaaaaaataggaagaggttGGTGTGCTGATGTTGTGCCAGTGAGGAAGAAAAGGACTTTATGGCACTTCTCCCTTTATCTTAGCTATTGAATTATATACTTTAGTTCTCTATTGCTTAATGATGTCTTAACATAGTGCAATAAGTTTCATATTCTTTTGTATACTATAGGTTTGACTTGTTTGATAATATCCTTAGAAAATTTCATGTTTATTACTATAAGTTTTCATGTTAGAGATAGATTGCCCACGTCTAGTTTAAATTGTACGAGCAGCAATCTGAATTGTTTGATTAATATGTTGTATTGCAATTAATTATAATTCTTGGCTATGACATTATTAAACTATCTAAAACTATACAAGTAAACATAATATAGATTGGAATTTTTTTTAGTGTTACTCTTctcaaattgaaaaagaaaaggtgCTGTACTTTGGAAGGATGGTATATTGAATTGTCACCTGAGTTTAGGAGAGGGACAACAGCTGCAATAGTGATGTTTTGTTTGTGGGTAAGTCATGATCTTCAAATCCAAGACGGCTCTTTGTCTTTTTCCATTGTTCAGGGAGGTAGAGGGCTAAGTTGTTCCTTGAATAACCTAGATGTAACTAATTATAAACTTGCATCATGTTAGCTGACTCAGATCCCTGAATTATAATATAGACTGGAGTTTTGTACCTGTACTTATTCTGCAGCCCCTTGGTGCTATTTTATTGGATTGTAATACCTTACTTCAAAAAAGAACCTTGTAAACTGAAAATAGAACATATAACTAAATAAAAACTACTAAAACATGCTTCAAAGCTTTGCCCATGTAAAATGATAAATCCTATTATATCCAGttcaaaacaaaaagaagaagaagaagaagaagataaatccTCTTGTATATCCCTCTAATGTAATGGCCTTTGCAACCATTGTGTTTCTCATTTCCTTTTTCCAGAATACATGTTAAGATGGACAATATAACAAATGTTTGATCCTCTTCAATAACTGTTGTTGCTCGCCAGGTACAAGGCTGGCCAGAGATTTGGACGGCATATTGATGAAAGTGTTGACATTGGAGAAGGGAAGCGCACACACTACACTTTGTTAATATATTTAAGCGGTGGTTCCAAATCTAAAACCAAAGATGATAAAGAATCTCAGGATTCTTTGTCTGAGACCCTTGTTGGAGGGGAGACTGTCTTTTATGGTCCAAGAAATGCTTTGGTTGCTGAGGTACCATTCCTTCCCTTTTCAGCAATGCGCCAACTCCCACTCTCTCTTTAATGTTCTCATTCCCGATTCCCCTTCACACATATATGTATGTAATACTTATATCGGGATTGTTATCACATTCTGTTCATATTTCAATTCCTCCATATTAGATAAGCAATCAATCATGATTTTCTCATGCTACTTATACTATTATATTGCATAGTCTGGCATCAACTAAAGGACAATGACATGATTTTCTTGAATAagttatctgattttgttatgcTATTTATACTCTATACAGGTACCTCCAACTGAAGGAATGGCTCTTGTTCACATTCATGGGGATAAATGTATGTTGCATGAAGCTCGGAATGTCACTAAGGGTATCAAATATGTTTTACGATCTGATGTTGtatttgcttgaacaaatgccaAAATGTTGACGAGTCATATACTTTATCTGCTTCTTCTCGAGTTTAATGTGTGGAAAATCTGTCTTTTTGTAATTCACCTTCTAACTGTAACTTCATTCTTAAGTGGAACCTCTGCTGTATTGCTGTATTCTGCAATAATATTGTGGATTGTGGCATAAGCCTATAAAGAATTTTAATGATACTTTTTGTATTACTGTGGGAAAAACACTTTGCTTAAATACTACGTACCTATCTTTCAAAAGGGGAAAAAAAGGAAACTTCAAACATGGCTCAGATACTGAATCTTTCGCGAGTATGCGCTGGTGAAAAGATTACTTTCTTAGTGTAATAatatttaaaagcaaaatttaggaTGTATGGAATTTTttacttttgtatttttatttttggaggTAGCTGAGTTGGTTGCTTCTTACTGGTCTGTTACTGTTAATTAGAGATTATAATTGATGTCTGTATTTTAATCTATTGAGATTCTTCAGGAGAAACTAGTATTTGTAGGTGGAATACCTTCATTTCTGGAGACTTCCACCCTACCCCTTCTCTACCTACGAACTAGTAGTAATATAATTCAATTTTGATGAGAGTTTTTGAAAAGAAGTTAGTTCATGTTTATTCAATACAACCAAAAGGAGAGATAATGAAGTTATTCTTCCTGTGCTACCTCTGCATTAAGCCTCACAATTGAGAGAATTATTAACCATGAAAAGCaagcaaacaaacaaacaaacaaggGTCCAAAAAACACTCATTTTCAAACACACACAACAAATGTAAGGCCGGTTTCTCAGTTAACAGCTCTGCAGTTGAGTCTAACTTCATCATTTTCTTGAACACCAACATTTCCAAGCTTGACCATTGAAGCCGCGAACTCCCAGAAGAAGGAAGATTGGTCATTGGCAAATGCTTTAACAATCCAACCAGTCCTATAGTCATTCAGCAAACTCTGGTCTGATGCAAAAACACCTTTGCCTGCAACAATTTGCTTGTAATAGTTGTTGTCGAACACTGATGAAGTTGTGTCCAACAACTGTCCTGCATTGCTATCTCTATTTGGTTTCGGGCAGTTCTTCTTTAGGCTCTCTGCAAACACTGCATTCAAGCTGGGATCAGTGTCATGCACTGAGCTGAAGTTACGAAGCCTGGCTTCAAAAGAAGAGCAGTGTGAAAATCCAAGTGTGTGTCCACCAGAGAGAGCAACCAAATCTTTCACTCCCAATCCCCTTTTGGCAAAGCTCTGAATCAGTTGGCTCGTGTTGAATGATGGAGCTGGTAAGTTAATTGTTTCATTTGCCCTTGATATTCTCCCATCTTTCCTTCCTATTAGTACGTTCCAATGTGGACCTCCAGACTACAAAATTGTCAAACGTGAAATAGTTATGAGCTTGGTTGGAAAAATGCACCATCAGTAATCTTGAATATAAGGCTGATACAGGCTATATATAACATATTAAAGTACATTGATCGTGTAAAAATATTTACATTGTCAGTATATATAAATTAACTCCTTTAGttatacagtcaaacctctctataacaacttAATTTGTTCCGGATATTTTTGATTGTTATTAGTCTTAGGATAAGCGCTTTGCGTGTGTATCCTATgtcataaatatataatttttaaaaattagttcactatattaaataatttatttgagttattgaACAAAATTAACGAAAAAAATCTAAGctcctaaaaatataaatattaatCTAATTTATCTAGTTCAATAAATAAAAAAGTTATGTCTCATATATACGTTATTGTAATTTCTTAGGACATATGTGCATGTCTTATGAAAATTACTATTAATTTTATTAGGtctaataaaaaaacaaattaaaactaaAACATAATCAATTTTGCtctactttttatttttattttttttcaccaTCAATACTCTTCCTATAGAAATAAATTTATGTATCTTAAGACTTTTatcaatttaattttttttacttatatgatgattttaaaaaagaattaaattgAATTATTTTGCTAATTACTCTCTCCTTTTTACTTTTTGAGAGTTAATTGAATAATCTTTGAAGCTAAATTGGATTGGATAAACTCGATATTTTAAAGTTGTAATTTAAAGATACAAAAACTATACAAGAAGCACTATAGGTTGCAATTCTTCTCGTGCCAATAtgatgaaaaaaatattttaaaattttggtAGTTTGAATCTCGAAAAATAAAagattttatataaattgaattgaAAGAGTAATTAATCCAAAGACTTAATTATTTGTTCTAACTATTAAAAggaaattatttcattttttcattgGGGCTtcatacttttataataatatataaaatatagaTTATTTTTTAACTCCTTCCCCACTcgaataattttttattttactactttttttaataatatttgaAATATACATTcactaatttaaaaatattaaatataaacctctcACTTTTATTTAATAGTAATAATTTACGGAAGCTTTCCCTTAGAATTCGAAGTGCCCTATAAGCAAATGAACGAAAAGATACCTAATACTCCTAGGTAATATTCTATTTCCCCAAAACAATATTTTTTGAATGTCCTAAATATTGGGATTTTCTATgtaatttaaataaggaaagttttaataaccaaaattttaggtgatttcAAAGTCATAAAATTTAGGAAAATAACTAAATTACGATTTTGTCTAATATAAagtctatttttaaagggtaaaaaaggcgaacgacatttcgctaagggtcttcgtgcttttaatataatactagTCTCTATACTCGTGCGTTGCACGAATATTTTAAGTATCACATAGTTTGTACAAAAGATAATAAAATTCCAATCGCATATATATATTCTAATAGTATCATTTGTTAGAGCAATATAATGGAATTAATTAATGCATCTAATTAACTACCATTGTTAGTAAACTAATATGTCAATTCAAAGCGTAATGAGATATTTCTTTGTGATTTATATTAACCCAAATGATCTTTCGGGTCGACGGAAGAGTTGCCAACACCAACACCTTCCGCGGCTGATCATCGAAAACACATATATTTGATGTCAACTATCAACCTAAAATtgagtcccccccccccccccacaaagtaATTAAATGATTAGACATGTTGTTCAAACTTTACTACAGAAAGTTCCATCAAATTTATGAATTCTTGTGCAAATTAATTAGAGTTATTGAGTGGATAATTTACCATTGTTTAACAATATTGTGTGAAATTAGTCTGAATTAGAGCTTTAGTTTAAGGAATGCAATGCCCAGCTAGTTTAATTCAAAATATTAAATACTATTAGACAGTCCTAATGCATTATGATTTTATTCAACGTAAAATTATCTCTGGGAAAAATAATTTAAATCGAATCCCAATAAATTTGAATTTCTTCTACATGATTTAGTTTTGATCGTGCGTTGTTAATATGATCCTTTAATCCTTCCTTTGATATACAATTATGTTAGCTTATAATTATTAATATagttattttattaataaaaaattaaaagtatTAATGTCCGAAActtaaaaaaatgaccaaaaccaGATTTTTAAAACTATAAAATCGAACACAAAACCGTTAAAGTACATTGGATTTGTAAAAGAAAACACAATATAAAATGTACAAAAATTCTTCTGAATAACAATGCGTTGTTAATTTCAAGTACCAAACTCAAAATGCTTTAAGAAAACAAATTAATCGAAGCTTTATGTTTCACGTCTTGGaattcaaaacaaaaactaaCAAACTTTCATCAATTTTGTAGagtaattattttaattttaatactTTGAAAATATCTGACTATATACTATTGAGCTAACTTCCTTCAATTCTAGCGTATTTGTTCCCTGTTTAGCTAGATGAAAATTTAGAATATTTAATTTTAGTATTTACTTTTTCTTATTCCATTCATAATTCTATTTCTTCAACTGTTAAGTCCTTATTCTACTACAACTCTTCGTCCTAACGTGTTTTATTTCCGGTTGTGTCCTTCCCTTATAAGTTGTTGTCAAAATTAATATAAATAGTTAATGGTATAAAAGTCGATTAATATTTTAGGAATATTTTAGTCCGTTGACATTTAGCATGAAATATTCGTGCTTTTTATAATAACTAGTCTTAGAGTACGCGCTTTGCGAGTGTAATCTATatctataaatatataatttttgtgaAATATAAGTAAATATAATTAGACAATAAAAATGATGAATGTTATGTTCTTTCAAGTTAGCTGgctcaaaaaataaagaaatcatgtCCTGCAAAAGTTTACTTATGTCTTATTTTGATTTATGAGGACTTATGTGTGAATACCTTATGAAAATTATGTTATTTAGAGATTACAGAATGAAAAGGTTGGCCATATACTTCCTAAAAAATTGATAATGACAATGTTAAGTCTAAAAATTAACCAATGTTGAGTTAATATTTATAATAAACAATCTAATATAAAAAGGAACGTTTTTATCTATAAAACTTAGTGCAACAAAGAAAAATTACTAACTCATTTATAATATACTGTATCTTACTACTTTATCCTTATATTTTAAATTTGTATTTTTATCAATTTGACTCTTGATACTATAATATGATCGATTTACTCTAGTTTCGAATTTTTTAACTGGCAACGCTCttcttacaaaaaaaaattatgtacCTTAATAGTTTTGTCAATTTGACAAATAATTTACTTATATGATaaatttgaaaaagaattaaATGAAGACTAATTATTTGTTCTCAACATTAATAGAAAACTTTTAGCTTTTGTTAATTTAAATTCTTAATATTAGTTAGTCCCAGGTTTTAAATATTAAACCTATTTATTTTCAAATAGTAAAAAAATCCCACGGGATAATTCGCTAATCTAAATCAACAAAATTTTGTGTATCAAATTCttctttattataattatttaacACAATAGTTTGTAAAACAGATATTGGAACACAAAAAGATCAAAAGTCGGAAACTTTTGAGCCTTTATTAGAACTCCTTTTAGGTTTGAGAGTTTTATTCTTTGTGATAAAAGTATAACCAATTAATTTTATATTCAATTCATTGTATAGTGCTATTCACTTAgttatgtttttaaatttttcttttttgcgCCTTCTTCCACGTTTCAATTGATTAAGAGATAAATCAATTCTCATAGAGGTTTGTATGGATATAAAACATCATCTGCCAAAGATTACTTGTATTGATCATGAATTTCCTTGTTTTATATATACCTAGTAATTGAGCATAAGAAATTTATCTTCTAAGAAATTTCTACTTATACCCATAGCGAAAATCATGCTATCCTTGGATTTTGGTACACCATGGGACAAAAAGATGGCAAATTACCAAATCAGTCGAATcgtatgttatatataaaaaataaactaTATGTTAACGTGATATttctatataatatatatttattttgattttaagGTCCTAATATATATAATTCAAATATGAAAAGTTTTCATAAATCtttcttaattttaaaattttaaatagttCGAATAAGAAGAGATTTAATATAGacaatttaatttaatttgaaagtcccaaatattagaaaaataattaaatgattattcctaaatattaggaaaataattaaatgactattcctaaatattaggataaTAATTAAAAGACTATTTATCTAGTCTGAACTctaattttaaagggtaaaaaatgcaaatgacatttcgctaaggagcttcgtgcttttaatataatactagTCTCTATGTTCGTGCTTTGCATGAATATGTCTTGCATTACAAATTATGAAACACGTAACATCCAGTTTTATAAAGTGATTATTATTAAAGAATATGAACAAAGTACAACAAGCAACTTTtaaagtagtagtagtagtagtaataataataataataataataatgataataataataataa
This sequence is a window from Nicotiana sylvestris chromosome 3, ASM39365v2, whole genome shotgun sequence. Protein-coding genes within it:
- the LOC104219525 gene encoding peroxidase 66, whose protein sequence is MAPLSLHIIFSTTIFLLLLTISPSKATLEAHYYDQTCPQAEDIIYQVVRNASSYDPKVPARLLRMFFHDCFIRGCDASVLLDSTPGNKAEKDGPPNISLRAFYVIDDAKTKLEKACPRTVSCADIVAIAARDVVAMSGGPHWNVLIGRKDGRISRANETINLPAPSFNTSQLIQSFAKRGLGVKDLVALSGGHTLGFSHCSSFEARLRNFSSVHDTDPSLNAVFAESLKKNCPKPNRDSNAGQLLDTTSSVFDNNYYKQIVAGKGVFASDQSLLNDYRTGWIVKAFANDQSSFFWEFAASMVKLGNVGVQENDEVRLNCRAVN
- the LOC104219526 gene encoding uncharacterized protein: MAERRNKDGKKKEKGTGWPSIKLKFNLHLNRLKDNDLITVQNFFTPAESKAFVKAAESLGFVHQGSLGPAYGEAYRDNDRVSMHDPDLADAIWRSGLNRLFSDLKIRGRVAIGLNPNIRFYRYKAGQRFGRHIDESVDIGEGKRTHYTLLIYLSGGSKSKTKDDKESQDSLSETLVGGETVFYGPRNALVAEVPPTEGMALVHIHGDKCMLHEARNVTKGIKYVLRSDVVFA